A window of Clostridium botulinum BKT015925 contains these coding sequences:
- a CDS encoding GNAT family N-acetyltransferase, translating to MKYKNIKLRREVFTSDAWKIIQWLEDNLITRYLNEQQNVCKSIKDIIYRINMPILTHLFNQNGTFFMITENDREPIGFLRLVPKQQVTEMVIVIGDKEKWGQGLGTSAIIQGLKHAFFEWRVDEVIAKINLKNERSRRVFKKVGFTKDRELQKEIQYSISIQKFLQLAS from the coding sequence ATGAAATATAAAAATATTAAATTACGTAGGGAAGTTTTTACATCGGATGCATGGAAGATAATTCAGTGGTTAGAAGATAATCTTATAACAAGATATCTAAATGAACAGCAAAATGTTTGTAAAAGCATTAAAGACATAATATACAGAATTAATATGCCTATATTAACACATCTATTTAATCAAAATGGTACATTCTTCATGATAACAGAAAATGATAGAGAACCAATTGGTTTTTTAAGATTAGTACCCAAACAACAAGTTACAGAGATGGTAATAGTAATAGGAGATAAAGAAAAGTGGGGGCAAGGATTAGGAACGAGTGCCATAATTCAAGGATTAAAACACGCTTTTTTTGAATGGAGAGTAGATGAAGTTATAGCAAAGATTAATTTAAAAAATGAACGATCGAGAAGAGTATTTAAAAAAGTTGGATTTACAAAAGATAGGGAGTTACAAAAGGAAATTCAATATTCAATATCAATCCAGAAATTTTTACAACTAGCTTCATAG
- a CDS encoding NEAT domain-containing protein: MSGTYLEKRSKIYKRKWKIYCEIKLLAVDWMRNIKIDADGNEVKHTVKETGKTQVMGMEHKGGIIRFEVPRVNPKLTFHMYVVPMSSNVKFRVVEEEQNQDQAKPTKPTKPVEKPKEKPKENQTKPDTKPTTKPTTEPTDSQVKPEEKPTGNEVKPNKPEEKPVKPVDVTTKPDDNKPKSEETKVKIKTIKAENDEPSMSGTYLEKEAKYIKENGKIYCEIKLLAVDWMKNIKIDADGNEVKHTVKETGKTQVMGMEHKGGIIRFEVPRVNPKLTFHMYVVPMSSNVKFRVVAEEQNQDQTKPTKPVEKPKENQTKPDTKPTTKPTDSQVKPEEKPTGNEVKPNKPEEKPVKPVDVTTKPDDNKPKSEEIKVKIKTIKGGK; this comes from the coding sequence ATGTCAGGAACATACTTAGAAAAAAGAAGCAAAATATATAAAAGAAAATGGAAAATATATTGTGAAATCAAACTATTAGCAGTTGATTGGATGAGAAATATAAAGATAGATGCAGATGGAAATGAAGTTAAACATACTGTAAAGGAAACAGGGAAAACACAAGTTATGGGAATGGAGCATAAAGGAGGAATTATAAGATTTGAGGTTCCAAGAGTAAATCCTAAACTAACATTCCATATGTATGTAGTACCAATGTCTAGTAATGTTAAATTTAGAGTAGTAGAGGAAGAACAAAATCAAGATCAAGCAAAACCAACAAAACCAACAAAACCAGTAGAAAAGCCAAAAGAAAAGCCAAAAGAAAATCAAACAAAACCAGATACTAAGCCAACAACAAAACCAACAACAGAACCAACAGATAGTCAAGTGAAACCAGAAGAAAAACCAACTGGAAATGAGGTTAAACCAAATAAACCGGAAGAAAAACCTGTTAAACCAGTTGATGTAACAACGAAGCCAGATGATAATAAACCAAAATCAGAAGAAACAAAAGTGAAAATAAAAACAATAAAGGCAGAAAATGATGAGCCATCAATGTCAGGAACATACTTAGAAAAAGAAGCAAAATATATAAAAGAAAATGGGAAAATATATTGTGAAATCAAACTATTAGCAGTTGATTGGATGAAAAATATAAAGATAGATGCAGATGGAAATGAAGTTAAACATACTGTAAAGGAAACAGGGAAAACACAAGTTATGGGAATGGAGCATAAAGGAGGAATTATAAGATTTGAGGTTCCAAGAGTAAATCCTAAACTAACATTCCATATGTATGTAGTACCAATGTCTAGTAATGTTAAATTTAGAGTAGTAGCGGAAGAACAAAATCAAGATCAAACAAAACCAACAAAACCAGTAGAAAAGCCAAAAGAAAATCAAACAAAACCAGATACTAAGCCAACAACAAAACCAACAGATAGTCAAGTGAAACCAGAAGAAAAACCAACTGGAAATGAGGTTAAACCAAATAAACCGGAAGAAAAACCTGTTAAACCAGTTGATGTAACAACGAAGCCAGATGATAATAAACCGAAATCAGAAGAAATAAAAGTGAAAATAAAAACAATAAAAGGCGGAAAATGA
- the tenA gene encoding thiaminase II has protein sequence MEFTEYLFQEVKEIWHGYLKHPFVREMGEGILPKEKFRDYLIQDYLYLKEYSKVFCIGVVKSTTMKDMKFFYRSIEGTMEDETQTHIKYLEDFGFETTEVEKMMPNLVNVSYTGYMQGQALTGDLKQVAVATLACTWSYDYIGKYLWKTYKDNLENNFYREWIESYSSESGDKFAKDWINYVDDLCENISQDEKKKLTTIFVNCSKYEMQFWDMAYKK, from the coding sequence TTGGAATTTACAGAATATTTATTTCAAGAAGTAAAGGAAATTTGGCATGGATATTTAAAACATCCATTTGTAAGAGAAATGGGGGAAGGAATATTACCTAAAGAAAAGTTTAGAGATTATCTTATACAGGATTATTTATATCTTAAAGAATATTCAAAAGTATTTTGTATAGGGGTAGTAAAATCAACTACTATGAAAGATATGAAATTCTTTTATAGATCCATAGAGGGAACAATGGAAGATGAAACACAAACACATATAAAATACTTAGAAGATTTCGGGTTCGAGACTACTGAAGTTGAAAAAATGATGCCCAATTTAGTTAATGTAAGTTATACGGGATATATGCAAGGACAAGCATTAACTGGAGATTTAAAACAAGTAGCAGTAGCTACATTAGCATGTACTTGGAGTTATGATTACATAGGAAAGTATCTTTGGAAAACGTATAAAGATAATTTAGAAAATAATTTTTATAGAGAATGGATAGAATCATATTCATCAGAATCAGGGGACAAGTTTGCAAAAGATTGGATAAATTATGTAGACGATTTATGCGAAAATATATCTCAGGACGAAAAGAAAAAATTAACTACTATATTTGTAAACTGTAGTAAATATGAAATGCAGTTTTGGGATATGGCATATAAAAAATAA
- a CDS encoding NEAT domain-containing protein, with protein MSGTYLEKRSKIYKRKWKIYCEIKLLAVDWMRNIKIDADGNEVKHTVKETGKTQVMGMEHKGGIIRFEVPRVNPKLTFHMYVVPMSSNVKFRVVEEEQNQDQAKPTKPTKPVEKPKEKPKENQTKPDTKPTTKPTTEPTDSQVKPEEKPTGNEVKPNKPEEKPVKPVDVTTKPDDKPNSIIDIMKSGVYEIKSVFEVKNEEEKEIISKHLDKNINLQIENKKSYVILKIKGKKDSIKQIIVDGNKAEVEVIQQNVIKKNRLSTKNAVSLMNATFDEETTTIRFNIPKIDSNVQVELYDEEAKKDIKFKLKLYMSNHGNIDGNLKPQPNPQEKPQSNQTKPVENTKEQVKKEKTKQIKIKVLKEKSNEPSMAGEYLDKNVIYTEKDSKRFFTLTVNRIDWMKNIAVSVNGRDVSYDKKESGQTAELTFEVGSENSEVILHMNVVPMGNARVAFRVIKDGSSSSIKQTTGKTEDRKEQNQKDKEKQKDKLKINANKDGMYRVNINVLKKDSDEPSMAGQYLNGIADYEVKDGIKYLTLTLNRMDWMKNVAVYVNGDKKKYEEKSIGKNRSEIKFETDGIGAEVKLEMNVVPMGNARVTFRVVPKNSSLQLIKEYKDLSNKKEDVKDNKTTTNDKDNKNKDALDNKQDSQKDNQKGSISKPSVSNEDNKTNNDSMKTSKEDNKNSSSNKDGLYEINIKTLKENNNEPSMAGTYLGNKARIQIKNGKKYAIVTLDRSDWMKNIDVLVNGKSVKYDVINVKSSANGEKTTTIKFEVPELSSEIKFKMNVEPMGNARVTFRVVMQKETFKFLQRNEYNPSKAEEYLNNLANTTQENKDYKSEVNTSNTSKNTNSPELSQKKLPKTGLPFGGGVIATIGSVLSGLGITLMKKNKKRGE; from the coding sequence ATGTCAGGAACATACTTAGAAAAAAGAAGCAAAATATATAAAAGAAAATGGAAAATATATTGTGAAATCAAACTATTAGCAGTTGATTGGATGAGAAATATAAAGATAGATGCAGATGGAAATGAAGTTAAACATACTGTAAAGGAAACAGGGAAAACACAAGTTATGGGAATGGAGCATAAAGGAGGAATTATAAGATTTGAGGTTCCAAGAGTAAATCCTAAACTAACATTCCATATGTATGTAGTACCAATGTCTAGTAATGTTAAATTTAGAGTAGTAGAGGAAGAACAAAATCAAGATCAAGCAAAACCAACAAAACCAACAAAACCAGTAGAAAAGCCAAAAGAAAAGCCAAAAGAAAATCAAACAAAACCAGATACTAAGCCAACAACAAAACCAACAACAGAACCAACAGATAGTCAAGTGAAACCAGAAGAAAAACCAACTGGAAATGAGGTTAAACCAAATAAACCGGAAGAAAAACCTGTTAAACCAGTTGATGTAACAACGAAGCCAGATGATAAACCAAATTCCATAATAGATATTATGAAATCAGGAGTTTATGAAATTAAAAGTGTATTTGAAGTTAAAAATGAAGAAGAAAAGGAAATAATAAGTAAACACTTAGATAAAAATATAAATTTACAAATAGAAAACAAAAAATCATATGTGATATTAAAAATAAAGGGTAAAAAAGATAGTATAAAACAAATTATAGTAGATGGAAATAAGGCTGAAGTTGAAGTTATACAGCAAAATGTTATAAAAAAAAATAGATTGTCTACAAAAAATGCAGTATCACTAATGAATGCTACATTTGATGAAGAAACTACCACTATAAGATTTAATATTCCTAAAATAGATTCAAATGTTCAAGTAGAACTGTATGATGAAGAAGCTAAAAAGGATATTAAATTTAAACTTAAACTATATATGAGTAATCATGGAAATATAGATGGAAATTTAAAACCACAGCCAAATCCACAAGAGAAACCACAATCTAATCAAACAAAACCAGTAGAAAATACAAAAGAACAAGTAAAGAAAGAAAAAACAAAACAAATAAAAATAAAAGTATTAAAAGAAAAGTCAAATGAACCATCAATGGCAGGGGAATATTTAGATAAGAATGTTATTTATACAGAAAAAGATAGTAAGAGATTTTTTACACTGACAGTAAATAGAATAGATTGGATGAAAAATATAGCAGTATCAGTGAATGGAAGAGATGTAAGTTATGATAAAAAAGAATCAGGACAAACAGCTGAGTTAACATTTGAAGTTGGAAGTGAGAATTCAGAAGTAATATTACACATGAATGTAGTACCAATGGGAAATGCAAGAGTAGCTTTTAGAGTAATAAAGGATGGTTCAAGCTCTAGTATTAAACAAACTACAGGTAAAACAGAGGACAGAAAGGAACAAAATCAAAAGGACAAAGAAAAGCAAAAAGACAAACTTAAAATTAATGCAAATAAAGATGGAATGTATAGAGTAAACATTAATGTTTTAAAGAAAGATTCAGATGAACCATCAATGGCAGGACAATATCTAAATGGGATTGCAGACTATGAAGTTAAAGATGGAATCAAGTATCTTACATTAACTTTAAATAGAATGGATTGGATGAAAAATGTTGCTGTATATGTTAATGGAGATAAAAAGAAGTATGAAGAAAAGTCTATTGGAAAGAACAGAAGTGAAATTAAATTTGAAACAGATGGTATAGGCGCTGAAGTTAAGCTTGAAATGAATGTAGTGCCAATGGGAAATGCAAGAGTTACATTTAGGGTTGTTCCTAAAAATAGCTCTCTTCAATTAATAAAAGAATATAAAGATTTATCAAATAAAAAAGAAGATGTTAAAGATAATAAGACAACTACCAATGATAAAGATAACAAAAATAAAGATGCATTAGATAATAAACAAGATAGTCAAAAAGATAATCAAAAGGGTAGCATATCAAAACCTAGTGTTAGTAATGAAGATAATAAAACAAATAATGACTCAATGAAGACATCTAAAGAAGATAATAAGAATTCAAGCTCAAATAAGGATGGATTATATGAAATAAATATAAAAACATTAAAAGAAAATAACAATGAGCCCTCAATGGCGGGAACTTATTTAGGAAATAAGGCAAGAATTCAAATTAAAAATGGTAAAAAATATGCCATAGTAACACTAGATAGAAGTGATTGGATGAAGAATATAGATGTGTTGGTAAATGGTAAAAGTGTGAAATATGATGTCATTAATGTAAAATCATCTGCTAATGGAGAAAAAACTACAACAATTAAATTTGAAGTACCAGAATTAAGTTCTGAAATTAAATTTAAAATGAACGTAGAGCCAATGGGAAATGCAAGAGTAACATTTAGAGTTGTGATGCAGAAAGAGACATTTAAATTTTTGCAGAGAAATGAGTATAATCCAAGTAAAGCAGAAGAATATTTAAATAATTTAGCAAATACAACACAAGAAAATAAGGATTATAAAAGTGAAGTTAATACATCAAATACTAGTAAAAACACAAATTCACCAGAATTATCACAAAAGAAATTACCTAAAACAGGATTACCTTTTGGTGGAGGGGTAATTGCAACAATAGGAAGTGTTTTATCTGGACTTGGTATTACATTAATGAAAAAAAATAAGAAGAGGGGAGAATAA
- the thiT gene encoding energy-coupled thiamine transporter ThiT → MINYIIMAISILLLFSYALQLKKEKFTTKKMVIVSMFSGLSFILYMIPFVKYPQGGGITLFSMLPTMLLAILYGNAAGLTGGAIFGLLKLINGATVVHPAQFLLDYILSTMALGLAGSFGSDKKYKIAMGGLLAVILSVLVNIISGAVYFGQYAPKGMNVWLYSTIYNGSSAGVEGILSVVLLVILPIKRFKLNE, encoded by the coding sequence ATGATTAATTATATTATAATGGCAATTAGTATACTATTGTTGTTTAGCTATGCATTGCAATTAAAAAAAGAAAAATTTACGACTAAAAAGATGGTTATAGTATCTATGTTTAGTGGATTATCATTTATATTATATATGATACCATTTGTTAAATATCCTCAAGGTGGAGGAATAACATTATTTTCAATGCTACCAACGATGTTATTAGCTATATTATATGGAAATGCAGCAGGACTCACAGGAGGAGCTATATTTGGTTTACTTAAACTTATAAATGGAGCAACGGTAGTACATCCAGCTCAATTTTTATTAGATTACATACTATCAACTATGGCATTAGGACTAGCTGGTTCATTTGGAAGTGATAAAAAGTATAAAATAGCTATGGGTGGATTATTAGCTGTTATATTAAGTGTTTTAGTTAACATAATTTCAGGAGCAGTTTATTTTGGTCAATATGCACCAAAGGGAATGAATGTTTGGTTATATTCTACTATTTATAATGGATCTAGTGCTGGAGTTGAAGGAATATTAAGTGTTGTTTTATTAGTTATACTACCTATAAAAAGATTTAAATTAAATGAATAA
- a CDS encoding PTS sugar transporter subunit IIA: protein MLSEIITPEVIKLNVECNTWEEAINIGADILVQKGYVQKEYEEAILNKLKELGPYMVITPHIVVPHARPEDGVNKTSISLVTLKNSISFGNDENDPVKLIITIASENNRDHIEFLSEIVDLLRNKEDLQKIFNAEDKSIIIDILKKYN from the coding sequence ATGTTAAGTGAAATAATAACACCCGAAGTTATAAAATTAAATGTAGAGTGTAATACTTGGGAAGAAGCTATAAATATTGGGGCGGATATACTTGTACAAAAAGGCTATGTTCAAAAAGAGTATGAAGAAGCTATATTAAATAAACTAAAAGAATTAGGACCTTATATGGTTATAACTCCACATATAGTAGTACCACATGCAAGACCAGAAGATGGAGTTAATAAAACCTCAATAAGTCTAGTAACCTTAAAAAATTCGATAAGTTTTGGTAATGATGAAAATGATCCTGTTAAGCTTATTATTACAATAGCATCAGAAAATAATAGAGACCATATAGAATTTTTATCTGAAATAGTAGATTTATTAAGAAATAAAGAAGATTTACAAAAGATTTTTAATGCAGAGGATAAGAGCATAATAATTGATATATTAAAAAAATATAACTAG
- a CDS encoding 2'-5' RNA ligase family protein: MKRYVIVSLIHGDVQKVHEKLVQEISSKFNVRPQTLPMHITLKAPFEIENINEVEQTTEKFCNKNNRVNIDIKGIGHFRDNVIFMDVIPSKEAIHMNKDYYKELKKIKNLQWSNNEGEKRKFHCTLASKNIKNKFRQIWNFVINEENNFSSIIDNIAIMEYNFRDFKWDLYKKFKLK, from the coding sequence ATGAAGAGATACGTTATTGTTTCATTAATACATGGAGATGTACAAAAGGTTCATGAAAAATTAGTTCAAGAAATAAGTAGTAAATTTAATGTAAGACCTCAGACACTTCCAATGCATATTACATTGAAAGCACCATTCGAAATAGAAAATATAAATGAAGTTGAGCAAACAACAGAAAAATTTTGTAATAAAAATAATAGGGTAAACATAGATATTAAAGGAATTGGACATTTTAGAGATAATGTTATTTTTATGGATGTTATTCCATCTAAAGAAGCTATACATATGAATAAAGATTATTATAAAGAATTAAAAAAGATAAAAAATCTACAATGGAGTAACAATGAAGGAGAAAAAAGAAAATTTCATTGTACTTTGGCCAGCAAAAATATAAAAAATAAATTTCGACAAATATGGAATTTTGTTATTAATGAGGAAAATAATTTTTCAAGCATTATTGATAATATTGCAATAATGGAGTATAATTTTAGAGACTTCAAGTGGGATTTATACAAAAAATTTAAATTAAAATAG
- a CDS encoding L-lactate dehydrogenase produces MSFKVRKVAIVGTGPVGASCAFALINQCMCEEILMIDLNESKSKGETLDLSHAIEYMPLRTKVKVGTYEECKDVDVVVITASAPPKPNQTRLDTLGTSSKICTSIVEPIMKSGFDGFFILVSNPVDVISYHTWKLSGLPKNKVIGTGTSLDTARLKTLISAELEGIDTKSIQAFAMGEHGDSQMVPWSKVTIAGESLLNLMKKNSSLAKLDLDKLVWKTTRLGWDIYETKGTTYYGIAASVVGIIKSIFHDEKKVIPVSALLDGEYGEKDVYAGVPAIIGKNGVEKVIELELIDEEKDKFKKSLDILKNCIKSIGY; encoded by the coding sequence ATGTCATTTAAAGTAAGAAAAGTAGCTATAGTTGGAACAGGACCAGTCGGTGCAAGTTGTGCATTTGCATTAATAAATCAATGTATGTGTGAAGAAATATTAATGATTGATTTAAATGAATCTAAATCTAAAGGAGAAACTTTAGATTTAAGTCATGCAATTGAATATATGCCTTTAAGAACTAAAGTAAAAGTAGGAACATATGAGGAATGTAAGGATGTTGATGTTGTAGTAATTACAGCGAGTGCACCTCCAAAACCAAATCAAACAAGATTAGATACATTAGGAACTAGTTCAAAAATATGTACTTCAATAGTAGAACCTATTATGAAGTCTGGATTTGATGGATTTTTTATATTAGTTTCAAATCCTGTTGATGTAATTTCATATCATACATGGAAGCTATCAGGGTTACCTAAAAATAAAGTTATAGGAACAGGAACTTCATTAGATACGGCACGATTAAAAACATTGATTTCAGCAGAACTAGAAGGAATAGATACAAAATCAATACAAGCTTTTGCAATGGGTGAACATGGAGATTCTCAAATGGTTCCATGGTCTAAAGTTACAATTGCTGGAGAATCACTTTTAAACTTAATGAAAAAAAATTCCTCATTAGCAAAATTAGATTTAGATAAACTTGTATGGAAAACAACTAGATTAGGTTGGGATATATATGAAACTAAAGGAACTACTTATTATGGTATAGCAGCATCTGTTGTTGGAATAATAAAATCTATTTTCCATGATGAAAAGAAAGTTATACCTGTATCTGCACTTTTAGATGGTGAATATGGAGAGAAAGATGTATATGCAGGAGTTCCAGCTATTATAGGTAAAAATGGAGTGGAAAAGGTTATAGAGCTTGAATTAATAGATGAAGAAAAAGATAAGTTTAAAAAATCATTAGATATATTAAAAAATTGTATTAAAAGTATAGGATATTAA
- a CDS encoding multicopper oxidase family protein — MNIRGDTLNEILDPNTIPKYVEQLPIPKVFVPQLLKNPNTCMVTGQYYYVTASEFTQQLLPRCFPKTTVWGYGGKVKDCLTGQIYCNYRSYPGPTFEATRGVPINVQWVNNLTGYDPLAVDPTLHWADPNEIGMIKPQDVPPFPPGLPEAQYPIPLVTHVHGGEVCSTFDGHPEAWFTSNEKLIGPQFGTSLYQYLNTQPSTTLWYHDHTLGLTRTSVYMGLAGFYIIRDKNNPLDKLGCILPDRKHEIPLVIQDHTFNTDGTLYFPNVGDNPDIHPYWQPEFFGNTISVNGMTWPNLNVEQTMYRFRMLNGANARFFTLKFSNNMSFLQIGSDGGYFEQPVKLKELTLAPAQRADVLIDFSYLKSGTKIVLTNSANAPFSSIQAPNPETVGQVMQFTVKECYKPFKLVLPKKLNNIPMLVPDRPKRVLTLVEIRGPGGPVQMLLDGQKWIAPITETPLVGSTELWELVNLTVDTHPIHLHLVQFQLQDRQEFDSNKYNFDWLKLNGPLPLKNPTKVIDPGSYLQGAPIPPDPNEKGWMDTVRAYPGKVTRILVRFTPIDADPSQVEPGKNLYHFDPQEGPGYVWHCHILDHEDNEMMRPMIVMNKQMHNTNQKL; from the coding sequence ATGAATATAAGGGGAGATACTTTGAATGAGATATTAGATCCTAATACCATACCTAAATATGTTGAGCAATTACCTATACCAAAAGTATTTGTTCCACAATTGTTAAAGAATCCTAATACTTGTATGGTTACAGGACAATATTATTATGTAACTGCTTCAGAATTTACTCAACAATTATTGCCAAGATGTTTTCCAAAGACTACTGTTTGGGGATATGGTGGAAAAGTTAAAGATTGTTTGACTGGACAAATATATTGTAATTATAGAAGTTACCCAGGGCCAACTTTTGAGGCTACAAGAGGAGTTCCTATTAATGTTCAGTGGGTTAATAATCTTACAGGATATGATCCACTTGCAGTAGATCCGACTCTTCACTGGGCAGATCCTAATGAAATTGGAATGATAAAACCACAAGATGTACCTCCATTTCCACCGGGATTACCAGAAGCACAATATCCTATTCCATTAGTTACACATGTTCATGGAGGAGAAGTTTGTTCTACATTTGATGGACATCCGGAGGCATGGTTTACTTCAAATGAAAAATTAATAGGACCTCAATTTGGCACTTCATTATATCAATATTTGAATACTCAACCATCTACAACATTATGGTATCACGATCATACTTTAGGATTAACAAGAACAAGTGTTTATATGGGACTTGCAGGATTCTATATAATAAGGGATAAAAATAATCCTTTAGATAAGCTAGGATGTATATTACCAGATAGAAAACACGAAATACCATTAGTTATACAAGATCATACTTTTAATACTGATGGAACATTATATTTCCCTAATGTAGGAGACAATCCAGACATACATCCTTATTGGCAACCAGAATTTTTTGGAAATACTATATCAGTGAATGGCATGACATGGCCTAATTTAAATGTTGAACAAACTATGTATAGATTTAGAATGTTAAATGGAGCTAATGCTAGATTCTTTACTTTGAAATTTTCTAACAATATGTCATTCCTTCAAATAGGAAGTGATGGAGGATATTTTGAACAGCCAGTAAAACTTAAAGAACTTACACTTGCACCAGCACAAAGAGCGGATGTACTTATAGATTTTTCTTATTTAAAAAGTGGAACAAAAATCGTATTAACTAATAGTGCTAATGCGCCTTTTTCTAGTATACAAGCACCAAATCCAGAAACGGTAGGACAGGTTATGCAATTTACAGTAAAGGAATGTTATAAACCATTTAAGCTTGTATTACCTAAAAAGCTTAATAATATTCCAATGCTTGTGCCTGATAGACCTAAAAGAGTATTAACATTAGTAGAGATTAGAGGGCCAGGCGGTCCGGTACAAATGTTATTAGATGGTCAAAAATGGATTGCACCTATAACTGAAACTCCTCTTGTGGGATCTACAGAATTATGGGAGTTAGTTAATCTTACTGTAGATACACATCCAATTCATTTACACTTAGTTCAATTTCAATTACAAGACAGACAGGAATTTGATTCTAATAAGTATAATTTTGATTGGTTAAAGTTAAATGGACCTTTACCGTTAAAGAATCCAACAAAAGTAATTGATCCGGGAAGTTATTTGCAGGGGGCTCCTATTCCACCTGATCCGAATGAAAAAGGATGGATGGATACGGTAAGAGCATATCCAGGAAAAGTAACAAGAATTTTAGTGCGTTTTACTCCTATTGATGCGGATCCATCACAGGTTGAGCCAGGTAAAAATTTATATCACTTTGATCCACAGGAAGGCCCAGGATATGTATGGCATTGTCATATATTAGATCATGAAGATAACGAGATGATGAGACCTATGATTGTTATGAATAAGCAAATGCATAACACTAATCAAAAATTATAG
- a CDS encoding NEAT domain-containing protein: protein MDIFQKINKGVGVAATAIIIAGGIPQIAQAIDNVNTLPKIEAKSICKNIENSIKNGTYEVDKLSLNLNSNMNTVLQKDSRALDKKKSIKKSKKNKLEDIESNNQQKLLNSKKIKKENIQSQPKSEETKVKIKTIKAENDEPSMSGTYLEKEAKYIKENGKIYCEIKLLAVDWMKNIKIDADGNEVKHTVKETGKTQVMGMEHKGGIIRFEVPRVNPKLTFHMYVVPMSSNVKFRVVAEEQNQDQTKPTKPVEKPKENQTKPDTKPTTKPTDSQVKPEEKPTGNEVKPNKPEEKPVKPVDVTTKPDDNKPKSEEIKVKIKTIKGGK, encoded by the coding sequence ATGGATATATTTCAAAAAATAAATAAAGGTGTAGGTGTAGCGGCGACGGCAATTATAATAGCAGGAGGAATTCCTCAGATAGCACAAGCTATAGATAATGTAAATACCTTACCTAAAATAGAAGCAAAGTCCATATGCAAAAACATTGAAAATTCTATTAAGAACGGAACGTATGAAGTTGATAAGTTAAGTTTGAATTTAAATTCTAATATGAACACAGTTCTGCAAAAGGATAGTAGAGCGTTAGATAAAAAGAAATCTATTAAAAAATCTAAAAAAAATAAATTAGAAGATATTGAGAGTAACAATCAACAAAAATTACTAAATTCAAAAAAAATAAAAAAGGAAAATATACAATCACAACCAAAATCAGAAGAAACAAAAGTGAAAATAAAAACAATAAAGGCAGAAAATGATGAGCCATCAATGTCAGGAACATACTTAGAAAAAGAAGCAAAATATATAAAAGAAAATGGGAAAATATATTGTGAAATCAAACTATTAGCAGTTGATTGGATGAAAAATATAAAGATAGATGCAGATGGAAATGAAGTTAAACATACTGTAAAGGAAACAGGGAAAACACAAGTTATGGGAATGGAGCATAAAGGAGGAATTATAAGATTTGAGGTTCCAAGAGTAAATCCTAAACTAACATTCCATATGTATGTAGTACCAATGTCTAGTAATGTTAAATTTAGAGTAGTAGCGGAAGAACAAAATCAAGATCAAACAAAACCAACAAAACCAGTAGAAAAGCCAAAAGAAAATCAAACAAAACCAGATACTAAGCCAACAACAAAACCAACAGATAGTCAAGTGAAACCAGAAGAAAAACCAACTGGAAATGAGGTTAAACCAAATAAACCGGAAGAAAAACCTGTTAAACCAGTTGATGTAACAACGAAGCCAGATGATAATAAACCGAAATCAGAAGAAATAAAAGTGAAAATAAAAACAATAAAAGGCGGAAAATGA